The following is a genomic window from Thermocrinis jamiesonii.
AAGACCTTCCTCTTTGCCTATTTCGTATGCTTTTTTAAGGGTTGATACAGGTGTGGGTGGAACGCCTGTCATAAGGTATGCGGGGAAAAACCTTGAAATGTGCCAGGGAATGTCTGGAGAGATATCTCTAATAAATCTTGCTATGCTTCTTATCTCACTCTCCGAATCGTTATAACCTGGTATAAGAAGGGTCGTTATTTCTATCCATATACCGAGCTTGTATGCTTTTTCTATGGTTTTAAGCACGGGCTTTAGCCTTGCATTGCATATGTTTCTATAGAACTCATCCGAGAAGGCTTTGAGATCTATGTTCATGGCGGAAAGAAAAGGCACAGAGGCCTCTAAAACCTCTTCAGTTTCATATCCACTGGTGACAAAGATATTCTTTATGCCTTTTTCGTAAGCCAGCTTCATTGTATCATAGGCAAACTCAAAGAAAATGACCGGTTCGTTGTAGGTGTATGATATGGAGGGTATTTGAAACCTCTCTGCGATCTGTATTAGGTCCTCCGGTGTATAGCTATCACCAAAAACTCTATAATTATTCAACTTCGGATACTGGGAAATCTCCCAGTTTTGGCAAAACTTACAGGAGAAATTACAACCTACGGTGCCAATAGACAAGGTTTTTGTGCCGGGTAAAAAGTGATAAAGGGGCTTTTTTTCCACAGGGTCTATGTGAATGGCAGATACTAAGCTATAAACAGTTAGGTATAACTTCCCCCCTTCATTTACGCGCACCCCACATTTTCCATACTCTCCGTCATCCAGCATGCATCTTTGTTTACAAGCTTTGCACAAAACTTTACCGTTTTTCTTCTCAGACATCCAAGCTAAAGCTTTCATAAGTTTTAAATTTATCTTTGTGAGGATAAGAAAGCCGGCAGTTGCAGGGAGTTTTTATCCAAAGGATCCAGAAAAGCTGAGAGAAGTGGTAAATAGACTGCTTGGAAATCCTACATCAAAAGTGCCACTGGGAGTAATAGCTCCTCATGCTGGTTATGCCTACAGTGGAAAGGTAGCAGGTAAGATCTATGGGCTTTTTAAAGGTTTTAAAGGTCTGAGTTTTCTGCTTATAGGTCCATCCCACTTTGTAGATTTTGTAGGTATTTCCTTTGGAGACTACGAATTTTTTGAAACCCCCTTAGGGCTGGTTAAGGTTGACAAGGATAGAATAGAGGCATTTCTTAAAAGATTCAACCTTCCGCAAGCCTTGGACAACCTACCACACTTAATGGAACATTCCTTAGAGGTTCAGCTACCCTTTTTACAGGTAGCTGTGGAAGAATTTTCCATAATACCAGTCCTTTACGGAAGGGTTAGGCCAGAATTCTTGTTGGAAGTCATAGAGTTTTTCTGTGAGGATGAAACTCGGTTTATTGTGAGTTCGGACCTAAGTCACTACTATCCAGACGAAATAGCAAGGCGCATAGACGCTTATTGCCATGAGGGTATTATCAAGTTGGACCAAAAGATTATGAAAAACTGCGAAGCCTGTGGAAAGGTTGGGATTTTAGCTTCTTTGATGTGGAGTAAAAGGAAAAACTTAAAACCAGAGCTTATAGCTTATGCTACATCTGCAGAAGCCTATGGGGATAGGGATATGGTGGTAGGATACGGCGGTTATGCCTTCTTTTCCTGAAGTAATACTACACAAAAACAAGCTATACCTTCCGATTGGCAAAAACCTTCTCTTGTTTTGCCTTTTACAGATATGCGCTCCTGCTCTATTCCCAAAAGCAAGGAAAGATTCTGTATTATCTTGTTTTTGATAGGTGCAATCTTTGGCTCGTCTGCAATTAAAGTGCAATCCACATTGACGATCATGTATCCTTTTTTTGAAACCTTCTCAAGGGCAGACTTTAAAAAGAGGCTAGATTGGGCTAATTTCCACCTCGGGTCTTTGTCCGAAAAGAGCTGACCTATATCTTCTTCTCCTACCGCTGAAAGAAGAGCGTCCGTTAAAGCATGAAGCAGAACATCTCCGTCAGAGTGTCCTTTAAGTCCCTTTGGAAAGTCTATTAGCACTCCTCCCAAAACTAAAGGCTTTCCTTCCTCAAAGTCGTGCGAATCAAACCCAAAACCTATCCTAAACATCAGAGTATATCCTTAAGGATAT
Proteins encoded in this region:
- the amrS gene encoding AmmeMemoRadiSam system radical SAM enzyme; the protein is MKALAWMSEKKNGKVLCKACKQRCMLDDGEYGKCGVRVNEGGKLYLTVYSLVSAIHIDPVEKKPLYHFLPGTKTLSIGTVGCNFSCKFCQNWEISQYPKLNNYRVFGDSYTPEDLIQIAERFQIPSISYTYNEPVIFFEFAYDTMKLAYEKGIKNIFVTSGYETEEVLEASVPFLSAMNIDLKAFSDEFYRNICNARLKPVLKTIEKAYKLGIWIEITTLLIPGYNDSESEIRSIARFIRDISPDIPWHISRFFPAYLMTGVPPTPVSTLKKAYEIGKEEGLNYVYVGNYPDPSLTSTYCPSCRSIVIERSGYLGEKVKTYLKEGKCENCGFQIAGVF
- the amrB gene encoding AmmeMemoRadiSam system protein B, giving the protein MRIRKPAVAGSFYPKDPEKLREVVNRLLGNPTSKVPLGVIAPHAGYAYSGKVAGKIYGLFKGFKGLSFLLIGPSHFVDFVGISFGDYEFFETPLGLVKVDKDRIEAFLKRFNLPQALDNLPHLMEHSLEVQLPFLQVAVEEFSIIPVLYGRVRPEFLLEVIEFFCEDETRFIVSSDLSHYYPDEIARRIDAYCHEGIIKLDQKIMKNCEACGKVGILASLMWSKRKNLKPELIAYATSAEAYGDRDMVVGYGGYAFFS
- the ispF gene encoding 2-C-methyl-D-erythritol 2,4-cyclodiphosphate synthase, translating into MFRIGFGFDSHDFEEGKPLVLGGVLIDFPKGLKGHSDGDVLLHALTDALLSAVGEEDIGQLFSDKDPRWKLAQSSLFLKSALEKVSKKGYMIVNVDCTLIADEPKIAPIKNKIIQNLSLLLGIEQERISVKGKTREGFCQSEGIACFCVVLLQEKKA